The Verrucomicrobium spinosum DSM 4136 = JCM 18804 genome includes a region encoding these proteins:
- a CDS encoding ABC transporter ATP-binding protein yields the protein MLEVNQLEVSYGTIKALHGVSLKVPEKSIVTLIGANGAGKSTTLRAISGLIRAGGGQVKYDGKEITNQSPHAVVSKGLCHVPEGRMVFANLTVEENLRMGAYLRRDKAGIKEDVDYAFTMFPRLKERISQLAGTLSGGEQQMLAIARALMSKPKCLMLDEPSLGIAPMLVRAIFDQIVKINKERGLTILLVEQNANLALAISHYGYVLETGKVILEDSAAALRQNPQVREAYLGD from the coding sequence ATGCTTGAAGTCAACCAACTCGAAGTCTCCTACGGAACGATCAAGGCCCTGCACGGGGTGTCCCTGAAGGTGCCGGAGAAGTCCATCGTCACGCTCATCGGGGCCAACGGCGCGGGCAAGTCCACCACCCTCCGCGCCATCTCCGGCCTCATCCGCGCCGGTGGCGGTCAGGTGAAGTACGACGGGAAGGAAATCACCAACCAGTCCCCTCACGCCGTGGTCTCCAAGGGCCTCTGCCATGTGCCGGAAGGCCGCATGGTCTTCGCGAACCTGACCGTTGAGGAGAACCTCAGAATGGGTGCCTACCTGCGTCGGGACAAAGCCGGTATCAAGGAGGACGTGGACTACGCCTTCACCATGTTCCCCCGGCTCAAGGAGCGCATCTCCCAGCTCGCCGGCACCCTTTCCGGTGGTGAGCAGCAGATGCTCGCCATCGCCCGGGCCCTCATGAGCAAGCCCAAGTGCCTCATGCTGGACGAGCCCTCCCTCGGCATCGCACCCATGCTCGTCCGCGCCATCTTTGACCAGATCGTCAAGATCAACAAAGAGCGCGGCCTGACGATTCTGCTGGTGGAACAGAACGCCAACCTGGCGTTGGCCATCTCCCACTACGGTTATGTCCTGGAGACTGGGAAAGTGATCTTGGAAGACTCCGCGGCGGCTCTACGTCAGAATCCGCAGGTTCGCGAGGCTTATTTGGGGGATTAG
- a CDS encoding ABC transporter ATP-binding protein, with the protein MSSVLELNDVTIQFGGLRAVGGLTFSIQPGELVGLIGPNGAGKTTVFNLITGVYQPTGGSIKFGGVSVPGHKPHQITKLGIARTFQNIRLFSSLSVFDNVRTAKMMHLQHGIAHSLFRGPAFLDEEAMIENEVFDLLDIFDLGKEASTPCKSLCYGDQRRLEIVRALATKPKLLLLDEPAAGMNPTEKEELMHLIQFIKDKFQISVLLVEHDMKVVMGICQRIAVLEYGVKIAEGTPAEIQSNPKVIAAYLGTEDGKGPLDA; encoded by the coding sequence ATGAGTTCGGTCCTTGAACTCAACGACGTCACCATCCAGTTCGGCGGCTTGCGCGCTGTCGGGGGCCTGACGTTCTCCATCCAGCCGGGTGAACTCGTCGGCCTCATTGGGCCCAATGGTGCCGGCAAGACGACGGTGTTCAACCTCATCACCGGGGTCTATCAGCCCACGGGCGGCAGCATCAAGTTCGGCGGGGTCTCCGTGCCAGGGCACAAGCCGCACCAGATCACGAAGCTCGGCATTGCCCGCACCTTCCAGAACATCCGCCTGTTCTCCTCGCTGTCGGTCTTCGACAACGTGCGCACGGCCAAGATGATGCACCTGCAGCATGGCATTGCCCATTCCCTCTTCCGCGGACCAGCGTTCCTGGATGAGGAGGCGATGATCGAGAACGAGGTCTTCGACCTGCTCGATATCTTCGATCTGGGCAAGGAGGCGTCCACGCCGTGCAAGTCGCTTTGCTACGGTGATCAGCGCCGCCTGGAGATCGTCCGCGCCCTGGCCACCAAGCCCAAGCTCCTGCTGCTGGATGAGCCCGCCGCCGGGATGAACCCCACGGAGAAAGAGGAGCTCATGCACCTCATCCAGTTCATCAAAGACAAATTCCAAATCAGCGTGCTGCTCGTGGAGCACGACATGAAGGTCGTCATGGGCATCTGCCAGCGCATCGCCGTGCTCGAGTACGGAGTGAAGATCGCTGAAGGCACGCCCGCAGAAATTCAAAGCAACCCGAAAGTCATCGCCGCCTACCTGGGCACCGAGGATGGAAAGGGCCCGCTCGATGCTTGA
- a CDS encoding branched-chain amino acid ABC transporter permease has translation MQFLLKYRTQALLLLALLVSFGVSQASDNIDAYVLQIMLIAGINIILAVSLNLVNGHTGQFSLGHAGFMGVGAYMAAAVSVEMGPSLMNLLGGPGPAPHAVTFIISLLVGGLCAAACGWMVGVPSLRLRGDYLAIVTLGFNEIIRVIFQNTASNGPFGGALGMRGIPDYTTFFWVFGIAAICIYVVASMVNSTYGRGFLAVRDDEVASESMGVNTVRYKVVAFVLGAFFAGLAGGLYAHLFGAIDPKGFGFLKSVDIIIMVILGGMGSTLGVVVAAIGLTVLNEQLRDAEKYRMIVFSILLIIMMIVRPQGLLPVTFEKKRRKSA, from the coding sequence ATGCAATTTCTTCTCAAGTACCGTACTCAAGCGCTCCTCCTGCTGGCCCTGCTGGTCAGCTTCGGGGTCTCGCAGGCATCAGACAACATCGATGCCTATGTCCTGCAGATCATGTTGATCGCAGGCATCAACATCATCCTCGCCGTGAGCTTGAATCTGGTGAATGGCCACACCGGTCAGTTCTCCCTGGGACACGCCGGCTTCATGGGCGTAGGCGCTTACATGGCGGCTGCCGTTTCGGTGGAGATGGGGCCCTCTCTGATGAACCTCCTGGGTGGCCCCGGACCTGCGCCGCATGCCGTCACGTTCATCATCTCCCTGCTGGTCGGCGGCCTCTGTGCGGCGGCCTGCGGCTGGATGGTAGGCGTGCCCTCCCTTCGTCTCCGGGGCGACTACCTCGCCATTGTCACCCTCGGGTTCAATGAGATCATCCGGGTCATCTTCCAGAATACCGCCAGCAATGGCCCCTTCGGCGGTGCTTTGGGCATGCGGGGTATTCCAGACTACACCACCTTCTTCTGGGTCTTCGGGATCGCTGCCATCTGCATCTATGTCGTGGCTTCCATGGTGAACTCCACCTACGGCCGGGGCTTCCTGGCGGTGCGGGATGACGAGGTCGCCAGTGAATCGATGGGGGTGAACACGGTGCGTTACAAGGTGGTGGCCTTCGTGCTGGGCGCCTTCTTCGCGGGCCTCGCTGGTGGACTGTACGCCCACCTCTTCGGTGCCATCGATCCTAAGGGCTTTGGTTTCCTCAAGTCGGTGGACATCATCATCATGGTCATCCTCGGCGGCATGGGCAGCACCTTGGGTGTCGTAGTCGCTGCCATCGGCTTGACCGTGCTAAATGAGCAACTCCGCGATGCCGAGAAATACCGCATGATCGTGTTTTCGATCCTGCTTATCATCATGATGATTGTCCGGCCTCAGGGCCTTCTGCCCGTCACCTTTGAGAAGAAAAGGAGGAAGTCCGCATGA
- a CDS encoding branched-chain amino acid ABC transporter permease: MDQFVQQLLNGLFLGAIYALIALGYTMVYGVLRFINFAHGDVFMLGAFGGLYVHKALEPLLNSLPWPLALAVVMLASMAICAALGIAIEYFAYRPLRNRPRLNVLITAIGVSLFIEYTGQLVFGATQQPFPALIPRQNISGLGGLTVTMTQVIVVVVTTALLVGLRYIVMRTRLGLAMRALSLNPTAAALMGVNTSVVISFTFGLGSALAAAGGILYASLYPSVDPFMGIQPGIKAFVAAVLGGIGNIPGAALGGMIIGVVETLVTGYSQKLGIPSGYKEGVAFVILILILLFKPSGLLGKVEREKV; encoded by the coding sequence TTGGATCAGTTCGTTCAGCAACTTCTCAACGGCCTGTTCCTCGGTGCCATCTACGCGTTGATCGCGTTGGGGTACACGATGGTGTACGGGGTCCTGCGGTTCATCAACTTCGCGCACGGGGATGTCTTCATGCTCGGGGCCTTTGGCGGACTCTATGTCCACAAGGCCCTCGAGCCCCTGCTGAACAGCCTGCCCTGGCCCCTCGCGCTCGCGGTGGTGATGCTCGCCTCCATGGCGATCTGCGCGGCCCTCGGTATTGCGATTGAATACTTCGCCTACCGGCCGCTGCGCAATCGCCCGCGGCTCAACGTCCTGATCACCGCCATCGGGGTCTCGCTCTTCATTGAGTACACCGGTCAGCTCGTCTTCGGGGCCACGCAGCAGCCCTTCCCGGCGCTGATCCCCCGGCAGAACATCAGCGGACTGGGCGGGCTGACGGTGACTATGACGCAGGTCATTGTGGTGGTGGTGACTACCGCCCTCCTCGTCGGACTGCGCTACATCGTCATGCGCACCCGGTTGGGGCTGGCCATGCGGGCCCTTTCCTTGAACCCCACTGCGGCCGCCCTCATGGGGGTGAATACCAGCGTGGTCATTTCCTTCACCTTCGGCCTTGGCTCTGCCCTCGCGGCGGCCGGCGGCATTTTGTACGCATCTCTCTATCCTTCCGTGGATCCCTTCATGGGCATCCAGCCAGGCATCAAGGCCTTCGTGGCAGCCGTGCTGGGAGGCATCGGCAACATCCCTGGTGCCGCGCTGGGTGGCATGATCATTGGCGTGGTGGAGACTCTCGTCACCGGCTACAGCCAGAAGCTGGGCATCCCTTCGGGGTATAAGGAGGGCGTCGCCTTCGTCATCCTCATTCTCATTTTGCTGTTCAAGCCCTCGGGTCTGCTTGGCAAGGTGGAACGTGAAAAGGTCTGA
- a CDS encoding ABC transporter substrate-binding protein, translating to MQIRNRAFLLLGLLGVATAGLTGCKKSGDAADADTIVIGEVAALTGGTATFGQSSHAGTQMAIDEVNAAGGVLGKKIKLVTEDDQSKQGEAGIVAKKLVSREKVVALLGEVASGRSLEMAPIAQKAGIPMISPASTNPKVTETGDSIFRVCFIDPFQGTVMAKFALARGWKKVAVMTDVTQDYSVGLSQYFKEYFTKNGGTIVGEQSYASGDKDFKAQLTSIKEGAPDAILASGYYNEVGLMSTQAKELGIQAPLLGGDGWDSPSLVQVAGKSIEGSFFSNHFSNEDTAPRIQEFVTKYKAKHGTIPDAMAALGYDSAMILVDAIKRAGTTEGKALRDAIAATKDFEGITGKITLDAKRDANKPAVVLTIKDGKFVYVETVAP from the coding sequence ATGCAAATCCGCAACCGTGCTTTTCTCCTCCTTGGATTGTTGGGCGTCGCCACCGCCGGTCTGACTGGCTGTAAAAAGAGCGGCGACGCTGCTGATGCCGACACCATCGTGATCGGCGAGGTGGCGGCCCTGACGGGCGGCACGGCCACCTTCGGCCAGTCCTCCCATGCTGGCACGCAGATGGCGATTGACGAGGTCAACGCTGCTGGCGGGGTACTGGGCAAGAAGATCAAGCTCGTGACCGAGGACGACCAGTCCAAGCAGGGCGAGGCTGGCATCGTGGCCAAGAAGCTCGTGAGCCGTGAGAAGGTGGTGGCCCTGCTGGGTGAAGTGGCCTCTGGCCGCTCCCTGGAAATGGCCCCCATCGCCCAGAAGGCGGGCATTCCCATGATCTCCCCTGCCTCCACGAACCCCAAGGTGACGGAGACCGGTGACTCCATCTTCCGCGTGTGTTTCATTGATCCCTTCCAGGGCACGGTGATGGCCAAGTTCGCCCTCGCCCGTGGCTGGAAGAAGGTGGCTGTGATGACGGACGTCACGCAGGACTACAGCGTGGGTCTCTCCCAGTACTTCAAGGAGTACTTCACGAAGAACGGCGGCACCATCGTGGGCGAGCAGAGCTACGCCTCCGGGGACAAGGACTTCAAGGCCCAGCTCACCTCCATCAAGGAAGGCGCTCCCGATGCCATCCTCGCCTCCGGCTACTATAATGAAGTGGGCCTCATGTCCACGCAGGCCAAGGAACTCGGCATCCAGGCCCCCCTTCTGGGTGGCGATGGCTGGGACTCCCCTTCCCTCGTGCAGGTGGCGGGCAAGTCCATTGAGGGCTCCTTCTTCTCCAACCACTTCTCCAACGAGGACACCGCACCCCGCATCCAGGAGTTCGTCACCAAGTACAAGGCCAAGCACGGCACCATCCCTGACGCCATGGCCGCTCTGGGTTATGACTCCGCCATGATCCTGGTGGACGCCATCAAGCGTGCAGGCACGACGGAAGGCAAGGCTCTGCGTGACGCGATCGCCGCCACCAAGGACTTCGAAGGCATCACCGGCAAGATCACCCTGGACGCCAAGCGCGACGCCAACAAGCCCGCGGTCGTCCTCACGATCAAGGACGGCAAGTTCGTGTACGTCGAAACGGTCGCTCCCTGA
- a CDS encoding ATP-dependent helicase codes for MARDYTLHGTPAPHRIDYRAELNEQQFAAVTAPAGQSLVIAGAGSGKTRVLTYRVAYLLDNGIAPENILLVTFTNKASREMLDRVQNLLPIETNRLWGGTFHSIGNRLLRKHGDRLGLRQGFSIMDREDQKDLMETVVTSSGVDTTTYRFPKPEVLGEIFSLADNTSTSIAQVVKGKYPYFERVVEGIEKLRELYTAKKLETNNVDFDDLLTMTLRLFRENEDLLDRYRRTFRFILVDEYQDTNLLQSELIELLAGPEGNLMVVGDDAQSIYSWRGANLKNILEFPQRYPKARVYKIEVNYRSVPEVLHLANRAIEVNQGQFRKALMPARVGKEVLPALVPLDNASAQASFVAQRILELRDEGMEFNEMAVIYRAHYHSLEIQMELTNRGIPFQITSGLRFFEQAHVKDVAAFMKFAVNRQDEVSFMRLVRLIPGVGTASAGKMWAHWLQSAAVAGPVTQSVFGECLRKLPAPKKAAKIWEQTAFTLEELLESEGEPVAPSAMIRSVMEGVYEDYMRTKFKNADQRKQDLEQLSNYSTRFKDVSEFLSQLALVSGVDTDEQPNANNRDSEAVTLTTAHQAKGLEWQAVFAVWLAEGMFPNNRVIEESGEVGLEEERRLFYVTVTRAKDELYLTYPVINYQARDGEVLQRPSRFLQELPKDLMETWNVRSVFA; via the coding sequence ATGGCCCGCGACTACACGCTTCATGGCACCCCGGCTCCTCATCGTATCGATTACCGTGCGGAGCTGAACGAACAGCAGTTCGCGGCCGTGACGGCTCCCGCGGGGCAGTCCCTGGTGATCGCGGGCGCAGGCAGCGGCAAGACCCGGGTGCTGACCTACCGGGTGGCCTACCTGCTGGACAACGGCATTGCTCCGGAGAACATCCTGCTGGTGACCTTCACCAACAAGGCCTCCCGCGAGATGCTGGACCGGGTGCAGAATCTGCTGCCGATCGAGACCAACCGGCTCTGGGGCGGCACCTTTCACTCCATCGGCAACCGGCTCCTGCGGAAGCACGGCGACCGCCTGGGGCTGCGGCAGGGCTTTTCCATCATGGACCGGGAGGACCAGAAGGACCTCATGGAGACGGTGGTGACCAGCAGCGGCGTGGACACCACGACCTACCGCTTCCCCAAGCCGGAGGTGCTGGGGGAGATCTTTTCCCTGGCAGACAACACCAGCACCTCCATCGCCCAGGTGGTGAAGGGCAAGTACCCGTACTTTGAGCGGGTGGTGGAGGGCATCGAGAAGCTCCGCGAGCTCTACACGGCGAAGAAGCTGGAGACGAACAACGTGGACTTCGACGATCTGCTCACGATGACGCTCCGGCTCTTCCGTGAGAATGAGGATCTGCTCGATCGCTACCGCCGGACCTTCCGCTTCATCCTGGTGGACGAGTATCAGGATACCAACCTGCTCCAGAGCGAGCTGATCGAGCTGCTGGCCGGGCCTGAGGGGAACCTCATGGTGGTGGGGGACGATGCCCAGTCCATCTACTCCTGGCGCGGGGCGAACTTGAAGAACATCCTGGAGTTCCCCCAGCGCTATCCGAAGGCCCGGGTGTACAAGATCGAGGTGAACTACCGCAGCGTGCCTGAGGTGCTGCATCTGGCGAACCGGGCCATTGAGGTGAACCAGGGCCAGTTCCGCAAGGCGCTCATGCCCGCCCGCGTGGGCAAGGAGGTGCTGCCCGCCCTGGTGCCGCTGGACAACGCCAGCGCCCAGGCATCGTTCGTGGCTCAGCGCATCCTGGAGCTACGGGATGAGGGCATGGAGTTCAACGAGATGGCGGTGATCTACCGTGCTCATTATCACTCCCTGGAAATCCAGATGGAGCTGACCAACCGAGGGATTCCGTTTCAGATCACGAGCGGTCTGCGATTCTTCGAGCAGGCGCATGTGAAAGACGTGGCCGCGTTCATGAAGTTCGCCGTGAACCGTCAGGACGAGGTCTCCTTCATGCGCCTGGTGCGCCTCATTCCCGGCGTGGGCACCGCCAGCGCAGGGAAGATGTGGGCCCACTGGCTGCAAAGCGCCGCGGTGGCTGGACCGGTGACCCAGAGCGTCTTTGGAGAGTGTCTCCGCAAGCTGCCCGCGCCCAAGAAGGCGGCCAAGATCTGGGAGCAGACCGCCTTCACCCTGGAGGAGTTGCTGGAATCTGAAGGGGAACCCGTGGCCCCCTCGGCCATGATCCGGAGCGTCATGGAGGGCGTGTATGAGGACTACATGCGCACCAAGTTCAAAAACGCCGATCAGCGCAAGCAGGACCTGGAGCAGCTCAGCAACTACAGCACCCGGTTCAAGGATGTGTCCGAGTTCCTCAGCCAGCTCGCGCTGGTGAGCGGGGTGGACACGGATGAGCAGCCCAATGCGAACAACCGCGACTCCGAGGCGGTCACGCTGACGACTGCCCACCAGGCCAAGGGGCTGGAGTGGCAGGCCGTCTTTGCCGTGTGGCTGGCGGAGGGCATGTTCCCCAACAACCGCGTCATCGAGGAATCAGGCGAGGTGGGTCTGGAGGAGGAGCGCCGGCTCTTCTACGTCACGGTCACCCGGGCGAAGGATGAACTTTACCTGACGTATCCGGTGATCAACTACCAGGCGCGCGATGGCGAGGTGCTGCAGCGTCCGTCCCGATTCCTTCAAGAACTGCCCAAAGACTTGATGGAGACCTGGAACGTGCGAAGTGTGTTCGCGTGA
- a CDS encoding phosphodiester glycosidase family protein, which yields MVLGLVAVLAVDYVFNLRSTIVFLAFRDSRQPLEVRLGGSGSWKPVSALTVAEMDRALVRRDEDSGITWRTLVLRREARTWGQRVAGFLVRETVNVIEINPANYQFQTSFKDGFALTTAKERLATERAAFAITANFRDPAGKPLGLVVHEGTQRNPTFPAWTGYFFVKAGKPWFGPKSLFEETPGVLQEASQGYPSLMKNHTVFSYVDLPSTRYFDGNRVTYRALAGMKQNGNIVFILSGTGGVMNVSEVTALAQRLNVQHATLLDGGRALQYSLKLHGAARHFTAFNTLIDFGSEMLELQRSPVYIVARPTAVAPAGPSTATAP from the coding sequence ATGGTGCTGGGACTGGTGGCGGTGCTGGCGGTGGACTATGTCTTCAACCTGCGGAGCACCATCGTGTTCCTGGCCTTTCGCGATTCCAGGCAACCCCTGGAAGTGCGCCTGGGAGGCAGCGGTTCATGGAAACCGGTCTCAGCCCTCACCGTGGCCGAGATGGATCGCGCCCTGGTGCGGAGGGACGAGGACAGCGGCATCACCTGGCGCACCCTGGTGCTGCGGCGTGAGGCCCGCACCTGGGGGCAGCGTGTGGCGGGCTTTCTGGTGCGCGAGACCGTGAACGTCATTGAGATCAATCCGGCCAACTACCAGTTTCAGACCAGCTTCAAGGACGGCTTCGCTCTCACCACGGCCAAGGAACGGCTCGCCACCGAGCGTGCCGCCTTTGCGATCACAGCCAATTTCCGCGATCCCGCGGGCAAGCCGCTGGGATTGGTGGTGCACGAGGGCACCCAGCGGAACCCGACCTTCCCGGCGTGGACGGGCTACTTTTTTGTGAAGGCGGGCAAGCCCTGGTTCGGGCCCAAGTCCCTCTTCGAGGAGACCCCCGGTGTGCTTCAGGAGGCATCCCAAGGCTATCCCTCCCTGATGAAGAACCACACGGTGTTTTCCTATGTGGATCTGCCCAGCACCCGGTACTTCGACGGTAATCGGGTCACCTACCGCGCCCTGGCGGGCATGAAGCAGAATGGGAACATCGTTTTCATCCTCTCAGGGACTGGCGGCGTGATGAACGTCTCTGAAGTCACGGCGCTGGCCCAGCGGCTGAACGTGCAACACGCGACGCTGCTGGATGGCGGGCGCGCCCTGCAATACTCGCTGAAACTGCATGGGGCAGCGAGGCATTTTACGGCCTTCAACACGTTGATTGACTTCGGCTCTGAGATGCTCGAATTGCAGCGCTCGCCCGTGTACATCGTCGCCCGTCCCACGGCGGTGGCACCAGCGGGTCCTTCCACCGCCACCGCCCCGTGA
- a CDS encoding ribonuclease HII codes for MKKSAASRPTAARKKAGAGKAMLGAARPTFRYEMELRQEGHQVVAGVDEAGRGPLAGPVSVAAVILPDDFTHAELHDSKQLTELRRERIYDELMGRADVLWCHVMVEVDEIDRINILQATRMGMRRAVQGLSMLPHAVLIDGTPVPDFPVPHRALVKGDALSLSIAAASVIAKVARDRLMRQAALDYPVYGFDQHKGYGTPEHLEALRRHGPCPLHRRSFSPVSQLTFAFDDL; via the coding sequence GTGAAAAAGTCTGCCGCCAGTCGCCCAACCGCCGCACGCAAAAAGGCGGGAGCAGGGAAAGCGATGCTGGGAGCCGCACGCCCGACCTTCCGCTATGAAATGGAGCTGCGCCAGGAAGGCCACCAGGTGGTGGCTGGGGTGGATGAGGCAGGGCGGGGCCCCTTGGCCGGACCAGTGAGTGTGGCCGCGGTCATCTTGCCGGATGATTTCACCCATGCGGAGTTGCACGATTCCAAGCAACTCACGGAATTGCGGCGCGAGCGCATCTATGATGAGCTGATGGGGCGCGCCGACGTCCTGTGGTGTCATGTGATGGTTGAGGTGGATGAGATCGACCGCATCAACATCCTCCAGGCCACGCGGATGGGCATGCGCCGGGCAGTGCAGGGTTTGTCCATGCTGCCGCACGCAGTTTTGATTGACGGGACACCCGTGCCCGACTTTCCTGTGCCACACCGTGCGCTGGTGAAGGGGGATGCTCTAAGTCTCTCCATCGCTGCGGCCAGCGTCATTGCCAAGGTGGCGCGGGACCGGCTCATGCGGCAGGCGGCATTGGATTATCCCGTATATGGCTTCGATCAACACAAAGGGTATGGGACACCTGAGCACCTGGAGGCGCTCCGCAGGCATGGTCCTTGCCCGCTGCATCGCCGTTCTTTCTCGCCCGTCTCTCAACTCACGTTTGCGTTTGACGACCTCTAG
- a CDS encoding YraN family protein, which translates to MTTSRGHRVEPRIIGEWGEHLAAKWLVRNGRKILYRNYRGPKGGEVDIVCRHGDVLTFVEVKTRTSLEYGRPADAVGSVKERLILRGARAWLRLLDRPECINTRCDIVEVIVSEGEKPQLSVIEGAFILADD; encoded by the coding sequence TTGACGACCTCTAGGGGGCACCGCGTCGAGCCCAGGATCATTGGGGAATGGGGCGAGCATCTGGCCGCGAAATGGCTGGTGAGGAACGGGAGAAAGATCCTGTACCGGAACTACCGCGGCCCCAAGGGCGGCGAGGTGGACATCGTTTGCCGCCATGGCGATGTGCTGACTTTCGTGGAGGTCAAGACCCGTACCAGTCTGGAGTACGGCCGGCCGGCGGACGCGGTGGGCAGCGTAAAGGAAAGGCTCATCCTTCGTGGGGCAAGGGCCTGGCTGCGACTACTGGATCGGCCAGAATGCATTAACACTCGATGCGATATCGTGGAGGTCATTGTTTCTGAAGGAGAAAAACCACAATTATCCGTCATCGAAGGAGCATTTATTCTGGCGGATGATTAA
- a CDS encoding PEP-CTERM sorting domain-containing protein: protein MVRSVFASLVLFLLTDAACAVTIVGYDPALHDRFASGYPTTPVVNSSAGFVGAGYDFSGVGWSTTEPQKSITMISDQYFVYSGHYPIGSEVTFRTAGGSIITYSVDTSFSFAPTGEVSDALGDLRIGRLTTTVSPSIASYAIFDSSDYADFEGLSLLVYGHGSGASPRIGTNISEGVQDVEIDGSLIRKGLVWDQDALTGEALLESGDSGSPTFAIYNGQLVLLGTHYGVGGTTSVDDLLALYLESLTAAGIPYSSVPEPGKMAFFLLALGLIGMRRKRQSS from the coding sequence ATGGTTCGTAGCGTCTTTGCTTCACTGGTCTTGTTTCTCCTTACGGATGCGGCGTGTGCCGTTACCATCGTGGGGTACGATCCCGCTTTGCATGACCGGTTTGCATCGGGGTATCCCACGACTCCGGTCGTGAATTCCAGCGCGGGTTTTGTTGGCGCTGGCTACGACTTTTCTGGAGTGGGTTGGAGCACGACGGAGCCACAGAAGTCGATCACGATGATCAGTGACCAGTACTTCGTGTACTCGGGGCACTATCCTATTGGATCAGAGGTCACCTTTCGGACGGCTGGGGGCAGCATTATCACCTACTCCGTTGATACCAGCTTTTCATTCGCTCCCACAGGAGAGGTGTCCGATGCGCTCGGGGATCTGAGGATCGGTCGCTTGACCACCACGGTGTCGCCAAGCATCGCTTCGTACGCCATCTTCGACTCATCGGACTACGCTGACTTCGAGGGTTTGTCTCTGCTGGTGTATGGCCATGGAAGCGGAGCCTCACCCAGGATCGGCACCAACATCTCTGAGGGCGTGCAAGATGTGGAAATTGACGGGAGCCTCATTCGGAAAGGGTTGGTCTGGGATCAAGACGCATTGACCGGAGAGGCCCTCCTGGAATCCGGCGACTCGGGCAGCCCCACCTTTGCCATCTACAATGGACAACTGGTCCTGCTGGGCACCCACTACGGGGTAGGAGGTACCACATCGGTGGACGATCTTCTTGCTCTCTATCTGGAGAGCCTGACCGCCGCTGGGATACCATACTCCAGCGTCCCGGAGCCCGGGAAGATGGCGTTTTTCTTGCTGGCGTTGGGATTGATCGGGATGCGGCGGAAGCGCCAGTCGAGCTGA